A stretch of Paludisphaera borealis DNA encodes these proteins:
- a CDS encoding AI-2E family transporter: protein MENHATAAADPGAADDDLGSILDAAAPKPGETAGAALLQRAPSLSGVRMLAFVLVIIATSLYLLERLEPVLRPLLIAVLLCYLFLPLYNRLRRKMWPVLSFLSIAIGFTLGILLLTRMVYRDVVEIDAKLPIYQQREAELESRFRELSNSFTSRFQRSNPDAKAVEPEDSLTSELSQRLVRGAASAFVSISLESVVIAFYMIFLLQSASRLPQRITASFSTGRAQGIMEVVESINHAISEYLAVKVKASLLVAVPIGLLCWGFGITGAATWAVITFFGNFLPYIGPLIAVVPPVTLAFLEFDSMWPPIVFTLILITINGVTSNVIEPAMTGKALGLSPLIVLIGLAFWSLLWGLVGMVLAVPLTVIFKIILEHTPATRPIARLISDEE, encoded by the coding sequence TTGGAGAACCACGCGACCGCCGCCGCCGACCCTGGAGCCGCCGACGACGACCTGGGATCGATCCTGGACGCAGCCGCGCCGAAGCCGGGCGAGACCGCCGGCGCGGCTCTGTTGCAACGCGCTCCGAGCCTCAGCGGCGTGCGGATGCTCGCCTTCGTGCTGGTCATTATCGCGACGAGTCTCTATCTGCTCGAACGACTTGAGCCGGTCCTCCGTCCGCTCTTGATCGCCGTCCTGCTCTGCTACCTGTTCCTGCCGCTGTATAATCGCCTGCGCCGGAAGATGTGGCCGGTGCTGTCGTTCCTCTCGATCGCGATCGGCTTCACGCTGGGAATTCTACTCCTGACGCGGATGGTCTACCGCGACGTCGTCGAGATCGACGCCAAACTGCCGATCTACCAGCAGCGCGAGGCCGAGCTGGAGAGCCGGTTCCGCGAGCTGTCCAACTCGTTTACGTCCCGGTTCCAGAGGTCGAACCCCGACGCCAAGGCGGTCGAACCCGAGGACTCGCTCACCAGCGAGCTTTCCCAGCGGCTGGTGCGCGGAGCGGCGTCGGCGTTCGTGTCGATCTCGCTCGAATCGGTCGTGATCGCCTTCTACATGATCTTCCTGCTCCAGTCGGCGTCGCGGCTGCCCCAGCGGATCACCGCCAGCTTCTCGACGGGGCGGGCGCAAGGGATCATGGAAGTCGTCGAGTCGATCAACCACGCGATCTCCGAGTATCTGGCGGTGAAGGTGAAGGCCAGCCTGCTGGTCGCCGTCCCGATCGGCCTGCTGTGCTGGGGGTTCGGGATCACCGGCGCGGCTACCTGGGCCGTGATCACGTTCTTCGGCAACTTCCTGCCGTACATCGGCCCCTTGATCGCCGTGGTTCCGCCGGTCACGCTCGCGTTTCTGGAGTTCGACTCGATGTGGCCGCCGATCGTTTTCACGCTGATCTTGATCACGATTAACGGAGTCACCTCGAACGTGATCGAGCCGGCGATGACCGGCAAGGCGCTCGGCCTTAGTCCGTTGATCGTGCTGATCGGCCTGGCGTTCTGGAGCCTGCTCTGGGGACTGGTCGGCATGGTGCTCGCGGTGCCGCTGACGGTGATCTTCAAGATCATTCTCGAGCACACGCCGGCGACCCGGCCGATCGCCCGTCTGATCTCCGACGAGGAGTGA